The Streptomyces vinaceus genome contains the following window.
AAGTTCGACTTCTGGATGGGGCCACGCGGGGACAACACCTGGGGACGTGAGAGCGGCCTGGGGGTGGACTGGATCGACCAGCGGGCATACCACTCCCGTTCGTGGTCGCAGGCCAAAGGCCTGCATGGCTTCCTCCTGCGCAACGGCGGCGAGGAAGTCGCGAGATCGGAAGCACGCCCTGGCGACGTGATCTTCTACGAGCAGGTCGCTCCCGACCCGGACGAGCCGCAGGGCGAGATCTACCACGCTGCCGTGGTGACCTCGGTGACCCCTGATGGCGACGTCAAGTTGACTCAGCACACCAGCTCGTTCCAGAACGTGAGTCTGGACAGCCGCGAGCATGTTGCCACCAGGAACCACGGCGAGCAGCGCATCCACATCGTCCGACCGCACCCGAATTGGTACTGATGGAAACCTCCTCCTCAGCCGCGTTGTCCGGCGCCGCGCAGGACCGCACGGTCACGCCAGGCATGGTGATCACGGCACTGCTCGTTCCGGTCGTGGCCGTTCTCGGTGTGGTCACCTCCTTGCGCGTCCAAGACATCGACCGTGACTGGGTACACCGGCAGCAGGCGGCCTGTCGGCACATGCCTTTCCCGAACATGGAATACGTCGTCGCGTGGTCGGGACCGATCCTCGGCGTGGCGGCCATGGCAGTCTGCGCACTGCTCGCCCGGTGGATCCGCCGCCGCTGCGGCATGCGGCTCTGGGACACGTGGCCGGGGCTCTTGGCCTTCGTCTGCGCCATGCTCAACATACTGGCGATTCTGCTGGAGCTGTTCATGCTGTGGGCCACGTACACCCCCGACGGGTCCGGGCCGATCCTGGGCGACTGCGGGTAAGAAACGGGGCGTTCACAAGCCGTGGAGCGTGCCTGGCTGGTTCGTGGCGCATCTGGGTGCCTCCAGGGCAGGGCCGTGCCACAACGTGCCAGTAGGGGCGGTGAACAACGACCAACAAGGGGTTCGTCGAGACAGTCAGAACAGGGGCACCGTTTAACATTTCCGCAGGTCAGGTGCCATTCCCGTGGTCAAGTGCCGCGTGATTCCCAAGCTTGTGGCGCGCGTCCGATTCCCGTCATCCGCTCAGATACGAAGGCCCAGGTCAGCGACCTGGGCCTTCGTTGTTGCCTAGACCTCTTAGGCCTCGCCGCTTACCGGAAGACCTGACACCACAGCCGCTATGAGAACGAGGCGCGCGGGCTGTCGGCGGTGCGTCCGCGAACTGCGGTGCAAGGCTGGGAACCAGCACGCCCTGGTCTGGTGCGAAACCCCGCTGCCTGCGATGCGGACCCTCGAGGCGATCAACCGCTACCTGCACAATCGTTGCCCATCCGCCCTCCTCGTCGCCGGCACGCCAGGAGCGTGATCCAGCGAGGCGGCCATTGCGGTCGTACGGACCGTGCCGCACCCCGAAGCCCGAGCGGGTGATCGGCACTCCATAGACCACATGACTCATGGAAAGCCGCTATGAAGGTTGCATGTCCGCACTCTTCCCTGAACCACCTAGCCCCGCCCTCGCCGGCAACCTGGATGCCGCAGGCCGCGTCGAGGTGGGTGACGCGCTCCTGGTTCAGTTCCCCAGTGATACGGCTTGCCGTACGAGCGCCTTCAAACGAGCAGCCACCCGCTACGGTCTGCCAGTAGCCAGGGCAAGGGAGTACGTGGCCCTTGCCAGGTGGTTCAGCCCCGACATGCGCGCGCGCATCTTCGCTGATGTCCAGGTCTCCTACTCCGTCTTGAGGGAGGCAGCCTGCGACTATTCAAGGTCAGGTATGCCTGATCACCAACGCTGGGACGCTCTTCGCTCGTTGATCGACACCGCCGCCGAGCAAGGTCTGAGGCGCGTGACGGCGAGTGAGTACCGATCCGCAATCGGTTCCCGGCAGATCCCGAACCAAGCCAGTGCCATGCCGGCCGAGGCAGTGGTCCGACAGCTGGAGCGCCCTGATGTCTGGCAAGCCGTGGTCGACTACATCGTGACTGACCCTGCCAGCCGCCGAGAAGTACTGTTGCGACTCTCGGCCTAGAGCCTGTCGTCAAAGTGATCTTGGGTTGTGGATCATGGAGTGATGATATGCCGCCATGAACTGTCCGATGCCGAGTGGGAGCTCATACGTCCCTTGCTGCCCCGGCCTGCGCTGGGGCGGCCCCGGCAGGACGACCGGATGGTCCTCAACGGGATCGTATGGAAGTTCCGCACCGGTGTCCCCTGGCGGGACGTGCCCGAGCGGTACGGCCCGTGGGCCAGCCTCCACACCCGCTTCCGGCGCTGGGCGGCGGACGGCACGTTCGACCGGATGCTGCGGGCCGCGCAGGCGAACGCGGACGCGGCGGGTGACATCGACTGGCTGGTGTCGGTCGATTCCACCATCGTCCGCGCCCACCAGCACGCCGCCGGGGCCCGAAAAGGGGGCACCAAAACCCGGCCCTCGGCCGGTCCCGGGGCGGCCTGACCAGCAAGGTCCACCTCGCCTGCGACGCGACCGGCCGCCCGCTCGCATTCGTCCTGACGGGCGGGAACACCAACGACTGCACCCGGTTCACCGCGGTGATGGACGCCATCCAGGTGCCCCGCCTCGGACCGGGCCGGCCCCGGAGCAGACCCGATCGCGTCATCGGCGACAGGGGCTATAGCTCCAAGGCGATCCGCACCTGGCTGCGGCGCCGCGGCATCAGGCACACCATCCCTGAGCGTGCCGACCAGGTGCGCAACCGGGCCCGGAAAGGAAGCCTCGGCGGCCCACCTCCGGCCTTCGACAAGGAGGTCTACAAGCACCGCAAGGTCGTGGAACGGTGCTTCAACCGCTTGAAGCAATGGCGCGGGATAGCCACCCGATACGACAAGACCGCCGAGTCCCACCAAGCAGCCGTCTCCCTCGCCTCGCTCCTGATGTGGGCGTGACACGTTGAAGTCACTTCTTACAGGGGCTCTCCGGCGCGACGGTCAGTCCGAGAAAGGACTCCGGTAACGGACGCTGAGAACGGCTCTCGTTCGGTGCGCGGCAGCGGCACTTCGACCAGTTTGCCGTCATAGATCATCCATAGGCCGAAGCAGTCGTCCTCCTCGTCACGAACGAGGACTTGAACGGAGTGCGGATCCGGCCATGCCAGAGACTCCAGGTGGCTCAGCAACCCACGCCAGTTGTGGCGGATGAACTGAACAACCCACGCGTAACACTCTTCGGACGGCGTGCGCAGCCCGGCGAACATATGGTCATCCACCGGTGTGAAGCACTGGTGCCAATCCCGGCTGTCGCTGGGGCGAGTGAGGGGTTCCATGACCTCTTCGGCCCGTCGCGCCAGGACGATGACCTCTGTGTATCGACTCATCAGCCCATCATGACCGTGCCCCGTCAGAATGGGACCGAGAGGCGATCACACTTTGACGACAGGTCCTAGCGCTCTCACCCAACCCTGCCTTCAAGCCGTTTGTGCCCTCTCCCCATCCCGTGCCAGCCGCGTGCCAGATGCGCAATCGGCTCCCATTCCGCTCAGGGCACGCATTCGGGCATCGATCCCCGCGGCGGCTTCCCTCTGACGCTCAAGGTTCGAGTGCCGGTAGATCATCGCCGCCTTCGCCGGGGGCTGGTCGGCGCGGACCGTCGTGTCTTCCACCCACTGGAGGGCGTACTCGCGACAGTTGACCGCCGCTGAGGCCTCGTCCTGCGAGGTCGCGGAGCGGGTCTGCCGGGCTTGAGGGTGTGCCGACTTTGCGTCGGTGTGCGGTCAGGGGAGCGTTGTGAAGATCCGGTCCAGGTGGTGGCTGAGCACCGCGATCGCCGACTCCGGGCTTCGCTGGCCCACGAGGATGCTGGTGCCCATGGTCGCCGCCATCGCGAGCAGGCTGATCGCCTCCGTGCGCGCGTCAGCGTGCGGATCCGCCAGGCCGGCCCCCTGCGCCTGCTGGAGGAGTCCGGTCACGGCGTTCTCCGCGGCGTCGGGGTTGTCGATGAAGGGCTGGGCGGCCAGCGCCTCGTCGGTCACCGACAGGATCGCGTAGGAGCTGTACAGCAGGTGGAACGTGCGGCTCTCCTCGTCGGTCGGCAGCGAGGCCAGCAGCAGGGCCTCGATGGTCGTGCGCGGGCCCGGGTCCGGACCGGCGGCCGCCAAGCGGGCGCCCACCCTCGCGGTGAAGCGGTCGGTCAGGTGCTGGAGGCCGTAGAAGAGCAGCTTCTCCTTGGTCTCGAAGTAGTACTGCACGAGCCGGAGCGACACACCGGCCTCCGCGGCCACGTCGCGCATGCCGACGGCATGCAGACCCCGCCGCCCCGCGACCCGGATGAGCGCCTCGGAGATCTGGGCGCGCCGCTCCTCGTGATCCACGCGCTTCGGCATGTTCCCGCATCTCCGCCTGTCGACAGTGGGTTCCCGCTCGGGTGCCCGAGCCCCTTCATGGTACCGATGTACCACATTGATGATACGGTCGTACCACGAAGACCGGATTCCACACCGGAGGTGCCGCCGTGCCCGAGAACACCGCCCGCGTACGCCGCGACGTCGGCCGCTACGTCAACGACGACCTGCGCGACCGCTACTTCGCCGCCGCCGACGTCCTGTTCGCGATGGGCGCGCCGGCCCGCTCCGAGACGGACGTGGAGACGAGCTTCGGCACCACCCACGTCTACCGGTACGGCCCCACGGCCCCCGCCGCCGAGGCCCGGACCCCGATCGTGCTGATCCACGGCGCCGGTTACAGCTCGGCCATGTGGTACCCGAACACCCCCGGACTCAGCCTCGACCGCCCCGTCTACGCCCTCGACACCCCCGGCGACGCGGGCCGCAGCGTGCACCGCGAGCCCATGTGGCAGCCCGAGCGCGCCGCCCAGTGGATGGACGAGGCCCTCGACGCGCTCGGCCTCGACCGGGTCCACCTCGTGGGCTCCTCCTACGGCGGCTGGCTCGTCCTCAACCAGGCCCACCGGCGGCCCGGACGGCTGGCTTCGGTCACGGCCCTCGATCCCGGCGGCCTGGAGAAGGTCGGCCTGCGCTTCTTCGCGTGGATCTTCGTGAGCCTCTTCGCCACCGTCGCCCCGAAGGCACTGCGCCCCCGGCTCGCCAGGTGGCTGGACCAGCCGGTCCTCGCCATCCCCGAAATGCGCAAGTGGATCCAGCTCGGCGCCCGCGCGTACCGGATCCGCCGCCCCGCACCCCTGCCGCTCGCCGAGGACGCGCTGCGCTCCATCCGGACCCCGCTCTACCTCGTCATGGGCAAGCACAGCCTGCTCCTGCACCCCAAGCGGCAACTGGAACGCATACCGCGCCTCGTTCCCGGAGCCCGCGCCGAGATCATCACCGCGACCGGACACGGCCCGCAGATCGACCACCCCGACGTGGTCAACGCCCGGATGCTGTCCTTCATGGAAGACGTCGACTCCCTCGACCCCGCCGCGGTCACCGGCGCATAGGCCACAGCGGGGAGCCGAGGCGCGGATCGTCGCGCACACCTCCGTTCGGGGGCGGCGGGCACCTCGCCCGCCGGTCCGGGTCGGGGGCGCCTAGGATCGCGGGCATGGCCCTGACGCGGAGCGACGTGGACCGATTCCAGGCCGCCAGGCCCCGGCTGGAGGCCATTGCCTATCGGCTGCTCGGCTCGGCGAGCGAGGCGGAGGACGCCGTGCAGGAGACGTTCCTGCGCTGGCAGGCGGCCGACGTCGGGCGGATCGAGGTGCCTGAGGCCTGGCTGACGAAGGTGCTCACCAACTGGTGCCTCAACATGCTCACTTCGGCACGTGCCCGGCGCGAGACGTACGTGGGCAGGTGGCTCCCGGAGCCGCTGCTCGCCGGGGACCCGATGCTCGGGCCGGCCGATACCGCCGAGCAGCGCGAATCGGTGTCGTACGCCGTCCTGGTCCTGCTGGAGCGCCTGTCGCCCAACGAGCGGGCGGTGTACGTCCTCCGTGAGGCCTTCGACTACCCGCACCGGGAGATCGCCGAGGTCCTGGAGATCGGCGAGGCCGCCAGTCAGCAGCTCTACCACCGGGCCAAGAAGCACATCACCGACGGCAGGGCGCACACCGAGGTCGACGAGGCCGCCGCCCGGAGGATCGTCGAGGAGTTCCTCGCCGCCGCGAGCACCGGTCGTACCGAACCGCTCGTACGCCTGCTCA
Protein-coding sequences here:
- a CDS encoding TetR/AcrR family transcriptional regulator, which translates into the protein MPKRVDHEERRAQISEALIRVAGRRGLHAVGMRDVAAEAGVSLRLVQYYFETKEKLLFYGLQHLTDRFTARVGARLAAAGPDPGPRTTIEALLLASLPTDEESRTFHLLYSSYAILSVTDEALAAQPFIDNPDAAENAVTGLLQQAQGAGLADPHADARTEAISLLAMAATMGTSILVGQRSPESAIAVLSHHLDRIFTTLP
- a CDS encoding alpha/beta fold hydrolase translates to MPENTARVRRDVGRYVNDDLRDRYFAAADVLFAMGAPARSETDVETSFGTTHVYRYGPTAPAAEARTPIVLIHGAGYSSAMWYPNTPGLSLDRPVYALDTPGDAGRSVHREPMWQPERAAQWMDEALDALGLDRVHLVGSSYGGWLVLNQAHRRPGRLASVTALDPGGLEKVGLRFFAWIFVSLFATVAPKALRPRLARWLDQPVLAIPEMRKWIQLGARAYRIRRPAPLPLAEDALRSIRTPLYLVMGKHSLLLHPKRQLERIPRLVPGARAEIITATGHGPQIDHPDVVNARMLSFMEDVDSLDPAAVTGA
- the sigJ gene encoding RNA polymerase sigma factor SigJ — protein: MALTRSDVDRFQAARPRLEAIAYRLLGSASEAEDAVQETFLRWQAADVGRIEVPEAWLTKVLTNWCLNMLTSARARRETYVGRWLPEPLLAGDPMLGPADTAEQRESVSYAVLVLLERLSPNERAVYVLREAFDYPHREIAEVLEIGEAASQQLYHRAKKHITDGRAHTEVDEAAARRIVEEFLAAASTGRTEPLVRLLTQDAFAVGDGGGKVPARTKAFEGALAVATFMRGLFKPSAAKRAHVGGAPEIYATTANGGPAVVAVVEGRVVGIICLEATAEGIVAVRTQANPDKLVRASEQWSAADHAEGPLHTL
- a CDS encoding IS5 family transposase (programmed frameshift), yielding MICRHELSDAEWELIRPLLPRPALGRPRQDDRMVLNGIVWKFRTGVPWRDVPERYGPWASLHTRFRRWAADGTFDRMLRAAQANADAAGDIDWLVSVDSTIVRAHQHAAGARKGGHQNPALGRSRGGLTSKVHLACDATGRPLAFVLTGGNTNDCTRFTAVMDAIQVPRLGPGRPRSRPDRVIGDRGYSSKAIRTWLRRRGIRHTIPERADQVRNRARKGSLGGPPPAFDKEVYKHRKVVERCFNRLKQWRGIATRYDKTAESHQAAVSLASLLMWA